The sequence below is a genomic window from Cicer arietinum cultivar CDC Frontier isolate Library 1 chromosome 6, Cicar.CDCFrontier_v2.0, whole genome shotgun sequence.
GCATTCTAAGACACATATAGACATCCTAGCTGGAGCATTGAGTATGCATCCTCCAATGAGTGGGAGAAAAGAGGAGTGGTTAATTTACTGGtttgttagatttttttttgttaacaaaaCTGGTTTGTTGGATTAGATTAACCTCTCGTcttgtttcatatttttctcCCAGGGATCAAGTTTTGCAGATATTACTCAAATGACTGACATCTTTGAGGGGAGTATCATTAGGAGTGCTAGGAGGCTTGATGAGTTTTTGAATCAGGTAATTATGCGGTTTCAATTTCCGATGAGGGATTTGCCTTAAACTATCATGTTGCAAACTGTAAATATCCTTTCTATGAATAAAGAGTGGAAACATGCTAGCAAATGTTTGTCTGTATTAGACTTTAGGGATTCAGAGAAAATGTGAATAGAAGTCTGATATCTGAATTATTATCATTTGATAATCTGAGCTATACGAGTATTACTAATTTACTACATATGATCAATTTTAATAAGTATTGCAGTTACATAACTGACTATAGCTGACACCTGTAACTGAAGTTACTGAAGAGAGTTAGTTGTAGCTGTTAGACCTAAGTGAGCTAAATGAAACAGAAAATAGAATATAATGAAATGTAAACGTAAGCTTTTGagaaatcatattatattctcGTAATTTGGGTAGTGTGGTTAAACATGGCTAATTTAAAGTGTTATTCTGGACATTTCCAATTTATGTTAAGATTTTATTACTTTACATATGCAATATTTGATATAAGCTTGAGTTTGAGGTGTTCAACTACCAAATTAGAAAGTGCCAAAGTAGGCATCGTTTAGTTGTGTTTCAGCAATTATTTTACCTTTGGAAAATTCTTCTATTTTCCTTCATTATAACACATTTTTGACCTAATTAATTGTTTGGAAACAAAATGTAAATTATACCGCTGTATTATGAGTTATTAAAGTTGTGATCATCTTGCCTCTTTCCAGTTGCGTGCTGCTGCTAATGCAGTTGGAGAAGTTGACCTGGAGAAGAAATTTGAAGCGGCAAGTGAAAGCCTTCGACGGGGTATTATTTTTGCAAACTCTCTGTATCTGTGACTTGTTCTCCAGCAGCAGACCATTCGCCATATACTTTGTTACTCCAGCTGGCGGGCAGCTTCTACTTTCACATCCCACCTTTGTGGGTGCACTCAATTCCTTCTCAAGTTTTgtcttgtaaatattttttgtactaTTTAAGTGCTCCTGTAGTATAGGAGTAGTTTGTACACTGTAGAGTGATAGATCGCTATCCATAAATTATTTCAGACTGGTAGCATTTTTCTCCTGTACGTTTACCTCCAGAACCCTTTGTCTGCATTGGGGCTTGGGGAGTGGGGTTGCATAGAAAATACTGTAAAAGTTAGTTATTAATTTGCAGATGAGTCATTCTGCCCTGTAAACATTTCCAAAGCAAATTTTGATTGACAACTATTTATTTTAGTGatcatttgaatttgaattattgGATTGGTTAAACTGAGAATATGGGGATTGGTATTTgctaaaaatattcataatgaGTAATGAGTAGAATAAAAATCAGCATAATTTGTACAATTATGGGCACAAGTGATTATCTGCGAaagtgtggttgtgtcattctTTGAAACACTATCCTATTGATCACAAAAATTCCCAACTTTGAATGGTAtcaaaatttttgtttttattaaggCCTGTTCTGTTTATTacagtatttttaaaaaaatgagaatttgAAAATTGTCTAAAAGTTGTTTCAAATAAGAAGCTACATTTAGTAGCTTCTAAAGAATATTCTTTTACAActgttttttatttcataaaatgatttgaaaaaatgtagttggtcttttaatttttaatatttatttaaaaagaatttttattaaaaattaattaattaatgccTCTTGTAATTTGAAAGTAATTTTAACGAGCTTCAATTAATAATAGAAGTCTAGTTATTGAAATTTGTGAatttaatttttggagaatgacataatttggttttgCGGTTATACTAAAAGTATCTTTAATTTAGgtttcatataaatattttatctttaaaatattatttgaatatgCCACATGTGATTTCAAGTTCATAGATTTAGTCAAAGTTACATATTTAAAGAACTTTAAAAGTAGATTTTatagtattaaaatattatttttatatatttggaaatgttaaatttttaaaaaaagaatataaaatattgaagagagaaaaataatattttatattcataaactttaaaaataaaatctcccATTAGAGTAAAAATTGTATGAGTATCATAAATTTGAGTTGGACCTacttcaaaacataacaaaaatgttttttaaaatgttattattgAATACACTCTAAAAATGAAAACACATGcctttttagtataaaaaaaataggacTTGCTTTTTAAATATCAATGCAATCATAAACTTGAGATAGTTACAGTATTATCACCGAAAATATTCTAGTAAATATTTAGCTATTTATAGTCCATTTTTTATTCTTCAGGATGTTGAAGGTTGCATTTTGTTATAGGGGAGAAGAGAGTAAAGTGTATATCACATttcttttaagataaaaaaacagTTATATTGAATTATCATTTCttacaatttataaaatgttcAAAATTGAATTGTTCCCATGTATAAACTAAACTAGTAACATCtttaataaacattttttgAAATAGATCTTTAAGAAACGttttaaatgaatgaattaattTGACATGAGAGGCAGAATATATAGAAGAAATAAAAGTACTTTGATAGatttgataataaataaaaccaaGAAATGGAATTATATTTTGATCACATGATCGAACCTAGACTCTTTATGATTGAATAAACGAAGGGCTGAGATCGAAAGGAAGTAAGGGCAAGGTTGCTCACCTTTGAACAGCCAAAATCCATTATTACACTATTACAGTTCTAGATTTAGATTTAGGCGGAGCTTTCAAGTCACTTACTATAACACCTCCCTCGTTTCCATCGACACCCATCCAACTACATCTTCTCTTCAAAACCCCCCACTCCATTCCATTTCATTCCATTCCATTGCATTGTTCCTTCCTTCTCTCAATTCATTCACCAATATTCCATTGGTAaacttcaattaatttaaattaatcatcatcgtcattttcattctctttattttcctcactttctttctttcttccttCCTTCCATTACAGATAAAAATGGAAGCAACAATGTCGGCGTGCAAGTCTCTTACCTCACCTTCCACCGTTCCCGTCACAGTAAGTAAATTTCTTACTCTTCTTCAATTTCCACTTACCATGCTCGCTAATTACAATTACTCTTATATCTATTAATGctaatgttaattaattaaataattaatatgtttCTGAATCTGATCCAATTCTAAGGGTTTATTTGCGGTGAGAGGAGGAGGAATCAAGAGTTCGCATTCACAGTGCAGTTTCTTAACGGGAACTAACAAGGTGAAGTTTCCGAGGCAAACTACTCAACCTTGTAAACACCGTCAAACGCGTCATTGTGGTGCTCTTCGTGCGACTTGTCGTGCAGATAAGATTCTGATCGCGAATAGAGGTGAAATTGCGGTTCGTATTATTCGTACTGCTCATGAATTGGGGATTCCGTGTGTCGCTGTTTATTCCACCGTTGATAAGGATGCTCTTCATGTTAAATTGGCTGATGAATCTGTTTGCATTGGTGAAGCTCCTAGTAGTCAATCGTAAATTACTCAtactctctttctctttttcaattttttcatttcacTTCCTATATTTATAAAGATGTATATGTACATATCAAATATCAAGATGTTACTAGTCCTAGTTAATTAAACTGcaaaatgttatatttattgcttaaagtttctttttttttaattttgaaaaaaaaactacattttcctaatataatatatcctttttttattttatttccctTTCTGAGCAGGTATTTACTGATTCCAAATGTTCTGGCTGCTGCAATTAGCCGACAATGCACAATGTTGCATCCTGGATATGGTTTTCTTGCTGAGAATGCAGTGTTTGTTGACATgtgtagagaacatggaatcaaTTTTATTGGGCCTAATGTGAGTAGACTTTGCATTTTGTAGAATATTGCTTTGTTGGTTGATTTCTTGTGATTACCCTAGTTGAGAGCTTTGAAAGaagtttgttaattttattgtcTTAGTCTTATTATTTAATGTTTTCTCTGTTGAATACATACTCCTTGTTTAGTTCATAAAGTTCTCTAATTTTTCCTTTTCAAATTATTTAGTAAAACTGAACATTTAGTCAAACCTTTCAGCCTGATAGTATTCGGGTTATGGGTGATAAAGCAACTGCCAGAGAGACCATGAAGAAAGCAAACGTTCCTACTGTTCCAGGAAGTGATGGGCTTTTGCAGGTATAACATTAGACACTGGTGTGTTGATAGCATCAGATAACTTCAATGAAATAGTTCCAAGTGAATTTCAGATTCCACGACTTCAGTCtaactataaaaattaatttaacagaCCACTGAAGAAGCTATCAGGGTGGCACACGAAATTGGTTTCCCTGTGATGATCAAGGTAGATTGCCTTATTTTTCTGTATCTTTACTCTTTTGGCTATTTGAAGTGAACTCCAATTTTCTGGTTGACATTTGATCATGTTTACCTTATGTACTCGTacattaaaaaatgtatataccTGGGTCCGTAGATATGTACGTTTGATCAAATCACAACCTACTATATTTGTCTTTCTATCCCTTAATCAGTGGAGATATACATGGGAGGATGGatcttatttgaaaataaatctatataacgaaaaaattaaaattcttgtGGATAAGTAAGTGATGTATGACCCACAACATGTGTTTATCATTTGGAATTTTTGAAACTGGAAAGTTTTTCCATTTATGCAGGCTAATCAACTTACTACCATGATTATGTCATTGTTAGTGATACATTTAAAAGGATATGTATTAGTTTCTAATATAGTCTTCATGATTTGTTTCTCGCTTACGTAAACCAATTGATTTCAGCCATGTAAAGTTCCTTTTGCCAATTTATGTGGACTGACAAACATATGGTGTTTCTCAGGCAACCGCAGGTGGTGGAGGTCGTGGTATGCGTCTTGCTAAAGAACCTGAAGAGTTTGTGAAGTTATTACAGGTATTTTTTGCTGAATGGAAATTCCTGTTTCGTTGTCTATATTATAAATTGCAGTTTTTATTATCTGTTTAAATGAAATAGTCACAGGCAAAAGATAGAATGGGTAACCTGAActcaaattaatataaattgaaGCCATAGCTCTCAAATTTACCTATAATTAGATTAAAGCAACAATCTAAAGGAAGCAAGAAATGCTTATGCCttgagtaattttttttgttatttttattttctaagttATGGATCAGGAGTTCTTAGTGATTTAGTTGGGGGCCAACAGGTAGAACAAGGTTTCCTGTTGTTTCAATGCTTGAATAATTTCCATGTCATGAAAATATATCTGTAGCAGAATAAATTTCAGGGCCATATCATCAGAGTGGATTCTGATGGAAGGGAGatgattttattatgattttaaatagttCTAGTGTTTAACCCATTAATGAGGAATTATAAGTGCTTTTTTGGTAAATgttttcaatttgttttctttACAGCAAGCTAAGAGCGAGGCAGCTGCTGCATTTGGAAATGATGGGGTTTATTTGGAGAAGTACATTCAAAACCCAAGGCACATTGAGTTCCAGGTAAtgttttccctttttctttttgaaatctGTAATTTGACTGTAGCCTGGGGATTTGGAGAATCGATGAGGGAGTTTTATTTGTGGAGAATGTGGAACCAAAGAATCATTCATGGTGGGGATTGCCCGACGACAACCTTGAACTTCTGCATTAATGCAATACTTAAATGCTTGCATTAATGCGAGTGTCCTGGCTGTCTTGGAAACTCGGAAATAGAAACTCAACTGTGCTCATTGATGGcatttttcaatttgattaaCTAAATCTAATGAATAATGAAAAAGATGTAACTCCAAACCCCAACAGTTCCACACTGCCTGATACTTCTATGAGTTTTAATGGTTGTTTGCACTTATAGATGATAGTATTGTGTCTAATTCATCTATTTCCTTGCTTCATGGCTATCAGGTTCTTGCAGATAAATATGGTAATGTTGTTCACTTTGGAGAACGTGATTGCAGTATCCAGGTGCTTTGAACTAACATCTTCAATTTCGTATCTGTCTGGATCAATATTAGTGTTTCAATATAGTAATTTATATTATGCGTACTAATACTCATCTTGctcatataaatattaaaacaaaactTGAAAATCTGTGTTCTACATGCATGCAATTGCCGACCTTAGCAAATCtaagataaaaaactaaatatactATTTAATATGTATGAGATATGTTTCTGACTggaatgtaaattttttaataac
It includes:
- the LOC101505461 gene encoding biotin carboxylase 2, chloroplastic, whose product is MEATMSACKSLTSPSTVPVTGLFAVRGGGIKSSHSQCSFLTGTNKVKFPRQTTQPCKHRQTRHCGALRATCRADKILIANRGEIAVRIIRTAHELGIPCVAVYSTVDKDALHVKLADESVCIGEAPSSQSYLLIPNVLAAAISRQCTMLHPGYGFLAENAVFVDMCREHGINFIGPNPDSIRVMGDKATARETMKKANVPTVPGSDGLLQTTEEAIRVAHEIGFPVMIKATAGGGGRGMRLAKEPEEFVKLLQQAKSEAAAAFGNDGVYLEKYIQNPRHIEFQVLADKYGNVVHFGERDCSIQRRNQKLLEEAPSPALTPELRKAMGDAAVAAAASIGYIGVGTVEFLLDERGSFYFMEMNTRIQVEHPVTEMISSVDLIEEQIRVAMGEKLRYTQEDIVLRGHSIECRINAEDAFKGFRPGPGRITAYLPSGGPFVRMDSHIYPDYVVPPSYDSLLGKLIVWAPTREKAIERMKRALDDTIITGVPTTIDYHKLILDIEDFKNGKVDTAFIPKHEEELAVPPQQKMVLVNKVTKLTGSTA